The genomic stretch GGTTCTATAAAATTTGATATTCATATCGAGAACGAAATAAAAACACAAGCCGCTTATTTACGTAACCAACTTCAAGTGACGAAAGGCTCAAAGCACGATCATCAGCCCCTCATTTGGATTGCTGCTAGCACACATCAAGGAGAAGATGAGCAAGTATTAGAAGCTCATCAACAACTCCTTTCCTCGTTTCCTAATGCTATCTTGATCTTGGTTCCTCGTCATCCAGAACGTTTTAATCAGGTGGCTGATCTTATAGAAGCTCGAAACTTTTATTTTTCTCGTAGAAGTACACAAAGTGAATTGGTCGGCAATACTCAAGTTTATCTGGCCGATACGATGGGTGAAATGTTATTACTACTAGCTGCTAGCCATGTGTGTTTTATGGGGGGCAGTTTACTCGGTGATAAGGTTGGGGGGCATAATTTACTCGAACCTGCGGCGCTGGGGATCCCATCAATTACCGGACCGAGTTATTATAATTTTAAAGAGATTACTCAACAATTATTACAAGCCGAAGCCACAACGGTGTGTGTAAATGCCAATCAATTAGCAGAGCAACTCATCTCGCTATTTTCTAATCCCGGAGGTCGATATGATAAGGGGCAGCAAGCACTAAATGTCATTAAAGCTAATACGGGTGCCATAAGTCGAACATTAAGCGCAATTAATTCAGTAAAGGCAAAATAATGAAAATGGAACAGATAGATTATCAATATGCATTAAAAGCAGATGAGCAATATGATATCACCATCTCATTAGAATCATCGTCTAAGTGTCAGTATAAACTGAATATCGCTTCGCAGCAGGAGCATTTCCAAGCTTTAAACGTGACGGACTATACTTGGCTGCTAGAATTTTCATATTGTGCACAGCATAAAAAAAAGCAAGGACGAATTGCCGTTACCGATAACGAAGCACAAATTAGTATTGAAAATAGCCAATATTTCGAGCCTAATCAGCAAGGCATTCGCTATTTAAATTTAACCAGTGAAAATAGCCAGAATATTTCTAATGTATCTGAGAAGACATTATTTTGTGATAACTGTTCATTATCAGAAACTGCAACACTGTTGGCATTTAAGAAACCTAATTTAAGCGCCGGACCAATCCTCATTGTAGCGCCGCATGCAGATGATGCTGAATTAGCCGCCTACGGTTTATATCAAGATTTTGCGGAACAAGTGTGGATCACCACTATCAACGCAGGGCAAAATGTACAGAAATTGAGTCAACAGTATATTAAAGATCTTGATAGCGATATGTGTGATGCAGTGGAGCGGAAAGCTAAAATACGAGCATGGAATAGCAGAACAACGCCATTATTAGCGGGGGTTGACTATAATCATATTTCTTACCTAGGTTATTATAATATTACCCAAACATGTTTATATGAAACGCCTCATGAAGTGAAATTAGATACAGTCATCGGCCAGTTGAACTCACAAAAAGAACGCTCGTTTAATCATATAAATCTCCCAAATGACAAAAATTTTATTAATACAGGCCAAGCACTTATTGACGATCTAGTGAGTTTGATAGAGCAAATCAAACCAAGCACTATTTTAGTCACGGATCCTGAAATTGATCCACATCATGAGCATATTGTCGCTGCACATGCAGTGGCTCTTGCGATTCAAAAGAGTGACTATAAGCCGGACAATGTTTTATTGTATGTCAATCACTTAAGAGAAATTAAAAAATTTCCTTATGGGCCTGAGCATGCGAGAACCGCTCTTTCCCCATGGTATAACAGTGAGTCTGTATTTGGAGAATATTCTTGTTATAGCCATCAATTGAGTATGAATACACAAAAAGAGAAAGTGGTTGCATTAGATTCAATGCACGATTTACGCAGTAAAAATAGAATTGAAAAAAATATCAAACAGTGGTGGTCGAAAAAAATAATAAAAAGTGGCTATCAGTTCTACAGTAATCATAGTTATTTTCAAACGCATATAAAAAGCAATGAGGTTTTTGCTGTTATAGATGCATTTGAATTTAGTGAGTGCTTATGTAAAGAAAGGTAATAGATGAAAACATATTACTTATCTGTATAGGTTAAAAATTGATATTTATAGATACTAGTTAGTGCTATTAACATTAATAAATACTCACCACCGAGTAATGCAGTATCTACCATTGATATGGAAAAAGTAAAGATAGTAAAAGAAAGCCCTAAAGCGATATCTGAACTACCTTTTAGTATTAATAATGGAGATATGGTCAATAAAATTGAAATTATAAAGCCTAATAATCCAAGTTTTACCCAACTATCAGAGTAAACATTATGTAGGGTTTTAAAATTATTTATTTTAGTGTTGTAGTTTTTATCTTTAATTATTTCCTTACGTGCACTGTAAAAGTTATCACCTTGGCCTACAAAAGGTTTCTCAGCAATAAGGTTTTTAGCGATAATCCCCATTTGAATTCTAAATCCTATAGATGTATTTAGATTTCCACTTTCTATCTTATCGTATTCAGTATTAGTTTTATTATAAAGTTTCATTCCTATTGATGTGTTAATTAGTAAGGTTGATAACAGTACAGGAATTAGCAATATTAAGGCTTTAATCTTTAGTTTAAATGGTTGTCTTAAAATTACATAATATGACATAACAAAGAGAGCAACAATAGAGGCAACGATAACCCCCCTAGATTGCATTATGAATACACCATATAATGCTATGATGGAGAATATAAGATCAATTATTTTTCGAGATTTAAAAGTAGAGCAAGAAAAATAAAGGAAGAATAAACCAAAAACGGGTGCGTATATGTTGGGGTTCATGAGATAAAATGGACGAGATTCATGGCTAAATATAGTTGTGTAAATTAAAAATGAAATGTTAATTAACAGTCCAATGTAAATGCTATATTTTATCTTATGTTTTCCTATACACTCAGCATTAAAAGCAAGCGAAATCATACAAGCGATCAAGCAAGAACGGGTAAAGCTGCCAAATATACCACCATGATAGTATTTAGCATATAAAGACAATAATGTAATTAATAAAATAATAATGGTTGATTTTTTCTTTATATTATTAATAATTATCTTTGGGTAGAATATTATAGAGTATACAAAGAAAATAATAGCGAGTGCTGTGAGTTTTTTCAAACTTCCATGTGTGAGCCATAATCCAGAGAATACCCAAGAAGATGTAA from Vibrio algicola encodes the following:
- the waaA gene encoding lipid IV(A) 3-deoxy-D-manno-octulosonic acid transferase — protein: MIRFIYTVLLILLSPFFLYSLYKKKEGKPTFGPRWKEHFGFTPPLNLPLGEKSIWIHTVSVGEVIGATPFIRVLKQQNPQQIIVLTTTTATGAQQAEKLKGLVEHRFMPLDFSGAVKRFIKAVQPQKMIIMETELWPNTLATVHENDIEIIVMNARLSERSARRYAKFQSVFNLLSSSLDKVICQYKEDAERFIRLGVLEEKVVISGSIKFDIHIENEIKTQAAYLRNQLQVTKGSKHDHQPLIWIAASTHQGEDEQVLEAHQQLLSSFPNAILILVPRHPERFNQVADLIEARNFYFSRRSTQSELVGNTQVYLADTMGEMLLLLAASHVCFMGGSLLGDKVGGHNLLEPAALGIPSITGPSYYNFKEITQQLLQAEATTVCVNANQLAEQLISLFSNPGGRYDKGQQALNVIKANTGAISRTLSAINSVKAK
- a CDS encoding O-antigen ligase family protein produces the protein MKERIYSLILFITSSWVFSGLWLTHGSLKKLTALAIIFFVYSIIFYPKIIINNIKKKSTIIILLITLLSLYAKYYHGGIFGSFTRSCLIACMISLAFNAECIGKHKIKYSIYIGLLINISFLIYTTIFSHESRPFYLMNPNIYAPVFGLFFLYFSCSTFKSRKIIDLIFSIIALYGVFIMQSRGVIVASIVALFVMSYYVILRQPFKLKIKALILLIPVLLSTLLINTSIGMKLYNKTNTEYDKIESGNLNTSIGFRIQMGIIAKNLIAEKPFVGQGDNFYSARKEIIKDKNYNTKINNFKTLHNVYSDSWVKLGLLGFIISILLTISPLLILKGSSDIALGLSFTIFTFSISMVDTALLGGEYLLMLIALTSIYKYQFLTYTDK
- a CDS encoding PIG-L deacetylase family protein — translated: MKMEQIDYQYALKADEQYDITISLESSSKCQYKLNIASQQEHFQALNVTDYTWLLEFSYCAQHKKKQGRIAVTDNEAQISIENSQYFEPNQQGIRYLNLTSENSQNISNVSEKTLFCDNCSLSETATLLAFKKPNLSAGPILIVAPHADDAELAAYGLYQDFAEQVWITTINAGQNVQKLSQQYIKDLDSDMCDAVERKAKIRAWNSRTTPLLAGVDYNHISYLGYYNITQTCLYETPHEVKLDTVIGQLNSQKERSFNHINLPNDKNFINTGQALIDDLVSLIEQIKPSTILVTDPEIDPHHEHIVAAHAVALAIQKSDYKPDNVLLYVNHLREIKKFPYGPEHARTALSPWYNSESVFGEYSCYSHQLSMNTQKEKVVALDSMHDLRSKNRIEKNIKQWWSKKIIKSGYQFYSNHSYFQTHIKSNEVFAVIDAFEFSECLCKER